A single region of the Parasphingorhabdus litoris DSM 22379 genome encodes:
- a CDS encoding MFS transporter, giving the protein MASQTDAATAPAKPYPSAAAGWFLVVMLTIAYIFSFVDRYILGLLIEPIKAEFDLSDRQIGWLLSAFTLVYGFVGIFMGWLIDRGKRIWIVSIGVALWSAATVATGMAKNFFQLFAARMGVGVGEATLSPATFSMIGDSFPTEKRGKPIAFYSSALPIGAGLASLLSGAIIAWTAASGSQSLPFFGELSPWRFTLIIVGLPGMVFALFFLFMKEPARRPVAASEDVISGSGFFDALKYIWRNKTLYIGFVLIICTMTTIAYSQGFLAPTFERTWGWSAQKYAFVNGVALLIIGPANMMIMGTISDWWTKKGVQDASLRILYIGFFIMVPTAAIPLFMPSAELAFAILCINTVGIGIVSAIGVTSLLVITPAQIRGQVVALYYLAISWFGSLGPIAVGELSSSVFGEDNLRYAVAAVPLIFGLVPFLMMPLTRRLYREQMVRLGAASE; this is encoded by the coding sequence ATGGCAAGCCAGACAGACGCAGCCACTGCTCCAGCCAAGCCGTATCCCAGCGCCGCGGCGGGTTGGTTTCTGGTCGTCATGCTGACCATTGCCTATATTTTCAGTTTTGTGGATCGCTATATTCTTGGTCTTTTGATCGAACCGATCAAGGCGGAATTTGATCTGTCCGACCGTCAAATCGGTTGGCTGCTCAGCGCATTCACATTGGTCTATGGCTTTGTCGGCATCTTCATGGGCTGGCTGATTGATCGCGGCAAGCGGATCTGGATTGTGTCGATCGGGGTTGCCTTATGGTCTGCGGCGACCGTCGCGACCGGCATGGCCAAAAATTTCTTTCAACTGTTCGCCGCACGCATGGGTGTAGGCGTCGGTGAAGCGACGCTTAGCCCCGCGACATTTTCCATGATTGGCGACAGTTTCCCGACCGAGAAACGGGGCAAACCGATCGCCTTCTATTCTTCCGCTCTTCCCATTGGTGCAGGCTTGGCCTCCCTGTTGAGCGGCGCGATCATCGCCTGGACTGCAGCGAGCGGCAGTCAGTCCCTTCCCTTTTTCGGTGAGTTATCGCCATGGCGGTTCACGCTTATAATCGTGGGCCTTCCCGGGATGGTTTTTGCGCTCTTCTTCCTCTTCATGAAAGAACCGGCGCGGCGTCCGGTCGCGGCCTCAGAAGATGTGATCAGCGGCAGCGGATTTTTCGATGCGCTGAAATATATCTGGCGTAACAAGACGCTCTATATCGGCTTCGTGCTAATCATCTGCACCATGACGACCATCGCCTACAGTCAGGGTTTCCTGGCACCGACCTTTGAACGGACCTGGGGATGGTCGGCGCAGAAATATGCGTTCGTCAACGGTGTTGCGCTGCTGATTATTGGCCCGGCCAACATGATGATCATGGGCACGATTTCCGACTGGTGGACGAAAAAGGGCGTACAGGATGCATCCTTGCGTATCCTTTATATCGGCTTTTTCATCATGGTCCCGACCGCCGCCATTCCCCTGTTCATGCCCAGCGCGGAACTGGCCTTTGCAATATTGTGCATCAACACGGTCGGTATCGGAATTGTCTCGGCTATCGGTGTCACATCCTTGCTAGTCATCACACCAGCGCAAATCCGCGGTCAAGTCGTTGCGCTCTATTATTTGGCGATCAGCTGGTTCGGGTCACTGGGGCCAATCGCGGTCGGTGAATTGTCGAGCAGCGTTTTTGGCGAAGATAATCTCCGCTATGCAGTCGCTGCGGTTCCCCTGATCTTCGGCCTCGTACCGTTTTTGATGATGCCTTTGACGCGCCGGCTCTATCGCGAGCAGATGGTGCGGTTGGGCGCTGCAAGCGAATGA
- a CDS encoding VOC family protein — protein MGEKQQTRFQRGNFVVADIDRSLTFYRDVLGFEETFRKGHNPDSYSFPVFEIPKEAEIGFSILSLPGQPRVMALSEVKNVPLDPVPHPRRGAIVLDVADPDAVMEGARKLGLQVYEEGRLETHDGRIGREIGIVDFDDNLVVIYLIPDAE, from the coding sequence GTGGGTGAAAAACAACAAACGCGGTTTCAGCGCGGCAATTTTGTCGTGGCCGATATCGACCGGTCGCTGACCTTCTATCGCGATGTGTTGGGTTTCGAAGAAACTTTTCGCAAGGGTCATAATCCCGACAGCTATTCTTTCCCGGTGTTTGAAATCCCGAAAGAGGCGGAAATTGGTTTTTCAATCCTTTCACTACCCGGCCAGCCACGCGTCATGGCCTTGTCAGAGGTTAAGAATGTCCCTCTGGACCCAGTGCCACATCCTCGGCGCGGAGCCATCGTTCTGGATGTCGCTGATCCCGACGCTGTAATGGAAGGCGCCCGAAAACTGGGCCTGCAGGTCTATGAAGAAGGACGGCTTGAAACCCATGACGGGCGGATCGGGCGCGAAATCGGCATTGTCGATTTTGATGATAATCTTGTGGTCATCTATCTCATTCCGGACGCTGAATAA
- a CDS encoding NADP-dependent oxidoreductase, whose translation MTAAGSSLSDFVALSAGKQIDDDANYQWRVAARPVGNVVPTDFEWAVTDIPEPGEGEVLLKTHYLGLAPVMRFYMQGTGAAGERVLEPGDVIHGRGVAQIVKSRHPDWREGEMVQGQMGWQTYKVSKMTPQEKFFRMPPNGLSAALGSGVLGMTGLSAHAGLFACGDPKEGDRMVLSGAAGGVGSMVSQMAANVVGCDVIGMAGGAEKCGFILDHGCSHAIDYKSENIEARLDELRPDGIDLYFDNVGGETLEACLERLRLHSRVVLCGSISEYTKEEPFKLSNYTRLRATETRMQGFFVYNHLDRWDAVMDDLAGWIHDGKLKPVQDVEQGFQHMPRALANLYYGQNVGVQCCSVRGEPETWN comes from the coding sequence GTGACCGCCGCCGGTTCTTCTCTTTCCGATTTTGTTGCCTTGTCCGCGGGCAAGCAGATTGACGATGACGCCAATTACCAATGGCGCGTAGCGGCTCGGCCGGTTGGCAATGTCGTGCCTACGGATTTTGAATGGGCGGTCACCGACATTCCCGAACCGGGTGAAGGGGAAGTGCTGCTAAAAACCCATTATCTGGGCCTCGCTCCGGTCATGCGTTTCTACATGCAGGGCACGGGAGCCGCCGGAGAGCGGGTGCTGGAACCCGGTGATGTGATCCATGGCCGCGGGGTTGCGCAAATCGTCAAGTCCCGCCACCCCGACTGGCGCGAGGGTGAAATGGTACAAGGCCAAATGGGCTGGCAGACCTACAAGGTCTCCAAAATGACGCCGCAAGAGAAATTTTTCCGGATGCCGCCCAACGGCTTGTCCGCGGCTCTCGGTTCCGGAGTGTTGGGTATGACGGGCCTCTCGGCTCATGCCGGGCTCTTTGCCTGCGGCGATCCCAAGGAAGGCGACCGCATGGTGCTGTCCGGAGCCGCCGGTGGTGTCGGGTCAATGGTCAGCCAGATGGCGGCCAATGTGGTCGGCTGTGATGTGATCGGTATGGCGGGCGGAGCGGAAAAATGTGGGTTCATTCTCGATCATGGCTGCTCCCATGCGATTGACTATAAATCGGAGAATATCGAAGCGCGGCTCGATGAATTACGACCCGATGGCATTGACCTCTATTTCGATAATGTCGGCGGTGAAACGCTGGAGGCCTGTCTTGAACGACTGCGTCTGCACAGCCGGGTCGTGCTGTGTGGATCGATCAGCGAATATACAAAGGAAGAGCCCTTCAAACTGTCCAACTACACCCGGCTGCGCGCCACCGAAACACGGATGCAGGGCTTTTTTGTCTATAATCATCTGGACCGCTGGGATGCAGTGATGGATGATCTGGCAGGATGGATACATGACGGCAAGCTGAAGCCCGTACAGGATGTCGAACAGGGTTTTCAGCATATGCCCCGTGCACTGGCCAATCTGTATTACGGTCAGAACGTCGGCGTGCAATGCTGTTCGGTTCGCGGTGAGCCAGAGACGTGGAATTGA
- a CDS encoding VOC family protein, whose translation MTDIIKRTTLMVRDGDAASNWYETVFGMTKWMDTPFTLSGTQLAAGKKGDKTRLIILKCEHDMIGMIGLLEWLDPKQDAPEELPTEIKFGAPVFVVASEDAKGAVERARALGSTIHSEPREWSVTGADGKQKDMIGCSFWDLDGYFFEVNQVVKVHD comes from the coding sequence ATGACCGACATTATCAAACGCACGACATTGATGGTTCGTGACGGCGACGCAGCATCCAATTGGTATGAAACTGTTTTTGGGATGACCAAATGGATGGATACGCCTTTTACGCTATCCGGAACACAATTGGCTGCCGGGAAAAAGGGTGACAAGACCCGGCTGATCATCTTGAAATGTGAGCATGATATGATCGGCATGATCGGCCTGCTTGAATGGCTCGATCCCAAACAGGATGCACCGGAGGAACTGCCAACCGAAATCAAATTCGGCGCGCCGGTTTTTGTTGTCGCATCAGAGGACGCCAAAGGCGCCGTAGAACGGGCCCGCGCGCTTGGTTCAACCATCCATAGCGAACCACGCGAATGGAGCGTTACCGGCGCTGATGGCAAGCAAAAGGATATGATCGGCTGCTCGTTCTGGGATCTGGACGGCTATTTCTTTGAAGTAAATCAGGTCGTGAAGGTTCACGACTGA
- a CDS encoding DUF1330 domain-containing protein, whose protein sequence is MPAYMIVTAKISDRDKFIQGYGAAAGALVEKFGGRYVLRGPGAELLEGDFGDGASMVISEWPDKAAVHKFWNSPEYQEAKKLRADIADCQVLVIESPKIA, encoded by the coding sequence ATGCCTGCCTATATGATCGTTACCGCGAAAATTTCGGATCGCGACAAATTCATCCAGGGCTATGGCGCTGCAGCCGGTGCTCTGGTCGAGAAATTCGGCGGACGATACGTTTTGCGCGGCCCCGGAGCAGAGCTACTGGAAGGCGATTTTGGCGATGGCGCGTCCATGGTCATTTCGGAATGGCCGGATAAAGCGGCCGTGCACAAATTCTGGAACAGCCCGGAATATCAGGAAGCCAAGAAGTTGCGCGCTGATATCGCTGATTGTCAGGTCCTTGTAATAGAAAGCCCCAAAATCGCATGA
- a CDS encoding nitrilase-related carbon-nitrogen hydrolase, which yields MDESNSISRRSLFSAGAGLAAGAALSWTDFAHAAVKGGPDKLSITPDGRYETVPLVKDTISLGVAQARVVPVELSNLKQTRRANVQHMMDLIDAANGFSGPKDLIFFHEFPITGYYHKWNIQDARRAAIEIPGEETEMLARKAREYGCWLVFGSYVRDPNWPESLLSITTIMNGKGEVVDKHWKARNIKGFFGSDFELFTTTIYDVLDRYVEMYGADAVLPITRTPIGNIATSSVQREPELFRAFAMKGAEIILRTATGGFNPIDMQATSLYNGVYTAVANNAASPENPYYFADAGGGGSAVYAPDGDVMNIAKTAFETLVSARIPIANFRARNRQPIVHSELFMPVFEQYRSRYGPNLFAEYQPRDTRDSGRYLRDKARWPK from the coding sequence ATGGACGAGAGTAATAGCATTTCGCGGCGCAGTCTCTTTTCAGCGGGCGCGGGTCTTGCCGCTGGAGCTGCATTAAGCTGGACTGATTTCGCCCATGCCGCCGTCAAAGGCGGGCCGGACAAACTCAGCATTACACCAGATGGCCGTTACGAAACTGTGCCACTGGTCAAGGACACCATATCGCTGGGCGTAGCACAGGCGCGGGTAGTGCCTGTCGAACTCAGCAACCTCAAACAGACGCGCCGCGCCAATGTGCAGCACATGATGGACCTCATCGATGCGGCAAATGGCTTTTCCGGGCCGAAAGACCTGATCTTCTTTCACGAATTCCCAATCACTGGCTATTATCATAAATGGAATATCCAGGACGCGCGGCGAGCAGCTATTGAGATACCGGGCGAAGAGACGGAAATGCTTGCCCGCAAAGCGCGTGAATATGGCTGCTGGCTGGTTTTCGGATCCTATGTCCGTGATCCGAACTGGCCGGAAAGCCTGCTGTCCATCACCACGATCATGAATGGCAAGGGCGAAGTCGTCGACAAACATTGGAAGGCACGCAACATAAAGGGCTTTTTTGGGAGTGATTTCGAGTTGTTCACCACCACCATTTATGATGTACTCGACCGTTATGTCGAAATGTATGGAGCCGACGCAGTACTCCCCATCACACGCACACCGATCGGCAATATTGCGACCAGCTCGGTGCAGCGCGAACCGGAACTCTTCCGGGCCTTTGCCATGAAAGGGGCGGAGATCATCTTGCGCACCGCAACTGGCGGCTTCAACCCCATCGATATGCAGGCAACGAGCCTCTATAACGGCGTCTATACCGCCGTAGCGAACAATGCTGCATCTCCAGAGAACCCTTATTATTTTGCCGATGCCGGTGGCGGTGGGTCGGCCGTTTACGCGCCCGATGGCGATGTTATGAATATTGCCAAGACCGCTTTCGAAACGTTGGTTTCCGCACGCATTCCGATCGCAAATTTCCGTGCACGCAACCGTCAGCCGATCGTCCACAGCGAATTGTTTATGCCGGTGTTCGAGCAATATCGTTCGCGCTACGGTCCCAATCTTTTTGCCGAATATCAACCGCGGGATACACGGGATTCCGGGCGTTATTTACGCGACAAGGCTAGGTGGCCGAAATAG